One Desulfobulbus propionicus DSM 2032 DNA segment encodes these proteins:
- a CDS encoding methyl-accepting chemotaxis protein yields MTRKTSTAGTGWLTVGCKLLLGVALASNCCIGALLFVNHRATARLEGMMADVLAIRDQVDANLRQTIVTLQNEFMGLPKLFTTDPKASVLTQVERQFQIQERQRLSGRESYAALYSRTEKRDLANGLMVVTVENDQPVLSYGLFDAGGAFTADIDRLLLVSSQAETDRQRLLATVQSEASRPTAIEEGIGRLRGLAADKSIEAEKSRTEILGYIDQIAQQEQRMQEASRQQRRFSFGVGLAAIAANVLVLFFLTRSIVERPLHHLTRAVEALSAGQFPEIPWSRRRDQIGVLARAIGSFREALLSLQQLEASKAKDRRRIETLVGTMTEAIHRLNERAGQMATMSHTLQGVAEATKQAAENVAVLAGDTAKRTDQVSAASQQISTVVDGIHQQLAVQNREERAMRAEIDQARHMLEGLSRSVAEIDGIVATVQAITVQTRILAINATIEAAKAGEHGRGFAVVAEEVKKLSQNTAHATQDVLTKIEAINAICTSFITSIDTLEHGAEQLHQVTAAIGSAVDGQRELTGGIVALSAATEENTREVSTRITEVHAAAAGVLQFSADARRYAEEIALQLGDLLDGNVRELEAMRLESTEDGFLPEAAIMTDSAPAVTGELETGRKGEREQVTPVRLLSDMIAS; encoded by the coding sequence ATGACCAGAAAAACATCGACCGCCGGCACCGGCTGGCTGACCGTGGGATGCAAACTGTTACTGGGTGTCGCCCTGGCCTCCAACTGTTGCATCGGAGCTCTGTTGTTCGTCAATCACCGGGCCACCGCCCGGCTGGAAGGGATGATGGCGGATGTGCTGGCGATCCGGGACCAGGTGGATGCCAATCTGCGCCAGACGATCGTCACCTTGCAAAACGAGTTCATGGGGCTGCCGAAACTGTTCACCACCGACCCGAAGGCCAGCGTTCTTACGCAGGTCGAACGACAATTTCAGATCCAAGAGCGCCAACGCCTCTCCGGTCGGGAAAGCTACGCCGCGCTCTACTCGCGCACCGAGAAGCGCGATCTGGCCAATGGGCTGATGGTGGTCACCGTCGAGAACGATCAACCGGTGCTGAGTTATGGCCTCTTTGATGCCGGAGGCGCTTTTACCGCCGATATCGACAGGCTTCTCCTGGTGAGCAGCCAAGCCGAGACGGACCGGCAACGGCTGCTGGCCACGGTGCAGAGCGAGGCAAGCCGTCCAACGGCGATAGAGGAAGGCATTGGCCGTTTGCGCGGCCTTGCCGCCGATAAAAGCATCGAGGCGGAAAAAAGCCGCACCGAGATTCTGGGCTACATCGATCAGATCGCCCAGCAGGAGCAGCGCATGCAGGAGGCCAGCAGGCAGCAGCGGCGCTTCAGTTTCGGGGTTGGCCTGGCGGCGATTGCAGCTAATGTGCTGGTCCTCTTCTTCCTCACCCGGAGCATCGTTGAACGGCCGCTGCATCACCTGACGCGGGCGGTGGAAGCGTTGAGCGCCGGCCAGTTCCCCGAGATACCCTGGTCTCGGCGACGCGATCAGATCGGGGTGCTGGCCCGGGCCATCGGCTCTTTCCGGGAAGCCCTGCTGTCCCTGCAACAGCTCGAGGCAAGCAAGGCCAAAGACCGGCGGCGGATTGAAACCCTGGTCGGGACAATGACCGAGGCCATCCACCGCCTCAATGAGCGGGCCGGGCAGATGGCCACCATGTCCCATACCCTGCAGGGAGTGGCCGAGGCAACCAAACAGGCCGCGGAGAATGTGGCGGTGCTGGCCGGCGATACTGCCAAGCGGACCGACCAGGTGAGCGCGGCATCCCAGCAGATCAGCACGGTGGTGGATGGCATCCACCAGCAGTTGGCGGTCCAAAACCGGGAGGAGAGGGCCATGCGGGCGGAAATCGACCAGGCCCGCCACATGCTTGAAGGTCTGAGCCGGTCGGTGGCTGAAATTGACGGCATCGTGGCCACGGTGCAGGCCATCACCGTGCAGACCCGCATCCTGGCGATCAATGCCACCATTGAAGCGGCCAAGGCCGGCGAGCATGGGCGCGGATTTGCCGTGGTCGCCGAAGAGGTCAAGAAACTCTCCCAGAATACGGCCCATGCCACCCAGGACGTCCTGACCAAGATTGAGGCCATCAATGCGATCTGCACCTCGTTCATCACCTCGATCGACACCCTGGAACACGGGGCGGAGCAACTGCACCAGGTAACCGCTGCCATTGGCTCGGCCGTGGACGGGCAGCGCGAACTGACCGGAGGCATCGTTGCCCTGAGCGCCGCCACCGAAGAGAATACCAGGGAGGTGTCGACCCGCATCACCGAGGTGCATGCGGCGGCGGCTGGGGTACTGCAGTTTTCTGCCGATGCCCGCCGATACGCCGAAGAGATTGCCCTGCAGCTCGGCGACCTCCTCGACGGCAACGTCAGGGAATTGGAGGCGATGCGCCTGGAGAGTACAGAGGATGGATTCCTGCCCGAGGCCGCGATCATGACGGATTCTGCACCTGCGGTGACCGGTGAGCTTGAGACCGGCAGGAAGGGTGAACGCGAGCAGGTGACGCCAGTCCGGCTGCTGTCCGACATGATCGCTTCCTGA
- a CDS encoding efflux RND transporter periplasmic adaptor subunit codes for MKKANHWVGKIWGDRQTIMRLATVTMLAIAALWPAGCRKEEKAAAPMVPVVETMVVVQKDVPVQKEWVGVLDGLVNATIRPQVSGYLIRQNYKEGEAVRKGQVLFEIDPRTFQAALNKAKAQLSVQMARHETAKANLARIKPLAAKNAVSQKDLDDAIGMELSARSSVEAAQAAVDEAQLNLGFTKITSPVDGVAGIAKTQLGDLVGPSMQEELTSVSTLDPIKVYVNISEREYLNAAAAGNQRMEELPLELILADNSVYPHPGHLAIMDRQIDPTTGTMKIGALFPNPENRLRPGQYGRVRATVRIQQGALLVPQRAVGEVQGKYMVAVIGADNKVDIRPVQVGPRIASDWIIDQGLKPGEQIVVEGIQKVRPGMTVTPKPFSPQTTPTAVAPAEKR; via the coding sequence ATGAAGAAAGCCAATCATTGGGTTGGGAAGATATGGGGCGACCGCCAGACGATTATGCGACTGGCGACCGTGACAATGCTCGCCATCGCTGCCTTGTGGCCAGCGGGCTGCCGCAAGGAGGAGAAGGCTGCGGCACCCATGGTGCCGGTGGTGGAAACCATGGTAGTGGTGCAGAAGGATGTGCCGGTGCAAAAGGAGTGGGTCGGTGTGCTCGATGGCCTTGTCAATGCCACCATCCGGCCTCAGGTTTCTGGCTACCTCATTCGCCAGAACTACAAGGAAGGTGAGGCGGTCCGCAAGGGGCAGGTGCTGTTCGAGATCGACCCGCGCACCTTCCAGGCCGCGCTGAACAAGGCCAAGGCCCAGCTCTCGGTGCAGATGGCCCGCCATGAAACCGCCAAGGCCAACCTGGCCCGCATCAAACCGTTGGCCGCCAAGAATGCGGTCAGCCAGAAGGACCTCGACGATGCCATCGGCATGGAACTCTCGGCGCGCTCCTCGGTCGAGGCGGCCCAGGCAGCGGTGGATGAGGCACAGTTGAATCTCGGCTTCACCAAGATCACCTCGCCGGTCGACGGGGTGGCCGGCATCGCCAAGACCCAGCTGGGTGACCTGGTGGGTCCGAGCATGCAGGAGGAGCTGACCTCGGTCTCCACCCTCGACCCGATCAAGGTGTACGTCAACATCAGCGAACGTGAATACCTCAATGCTGCCGCGGCCGGCAACCAGCGGATGGAAGAACTGCCCCTGGAACTGATCCTGGCCGATAACAGTGTCTATCCGCATCCAGGGCATCTGGCCATCATGGACCGGCAGATCGACCCCACCACCGGCACGATGAAGATCGGGGCACTGTTCCCCAACCCGGAGAACCGACTGCGTCCCGGCCAGTATGGCCGCGTGCGCGCCACGGTCCGCATCCAGCAGGGCGCGTTGCTGGTGCCGCAACGGGCGGTTGGCGAGGTGCAGGGCAAATACATGGTGGCCGTGATTGGCGCCGACAATAAGGTCGACATCCGGCCGGTGCAGGTGGGGCCGCGGATCGCCAGCGACTGGATCATCGACCAGGGGCTCAAGCCCGGTGAACAGATCGTGGTCGAAGGGATTCAGAAGGTGCGACCGGGCATGACGGTGACCCCCAAGCCGTTTTCACCGCAAACCACGCCA
- a CDS encoding TolC family protein yields MRLYCLSPPSFYVFLLTLLCLSGCARVNFEETLTRTNQAAAEFTDGNLALAQTAEQRAFNTKTAETLLAQPVNQQEAVHLALVNDPAMQAMLAQHWSDAARAAQSGRMANPLLVFERTTLADEIEYERLLAFGLLDVLTLPFRYASAQRRIEQSQVRLAMDVVDKVTQVRQSWVRAVAAQQQLNYARQVNEVGEISAELARRMQRVGNFNRLQRARQQAFYADAATQWALAQQHAMATREGLVRVLGLSDDQEKKLKLPERLPDLPEAPRGPEEVGKAAQRGRLDIQLAKTAFAAAAKEQDLTLITSLTDIELGVRYDTVFDDAAGTRDNRKGYEITVRLPVFDWGDMQRDAMDAQTLAAANQLEATVRAAGSQLRETYAAYRTAYDVARHYRDEVLPLRKVISEENLLRYNGMLIGVFELLADTRDQIDTVSAAINTQQDFWLTNAALQAVIIGTPSMVQAGKETGKIRQRAEQPH; encoded by the coding sequence ATGAGACTTTATTGCCTATCCCCACCATCCTTCTATGTTTTTTTGCTGACCCTGTTGTGCCTCTCCGGGTGCGCGCGGGTAAATTTCGAAGAAACCTTGACTCGGACCAACCAGGCAGCTGCGGAGTTTACCGATGGCAACCTTGCCTTGGCGCAAACAGCTGAACAACGCGCTTTCAATACAAAAACAGCGGAAACACTGCTTGCTCAACCTGTGAACCAGCAAGAAGCTGTGCATCTTGCCTTGGTCAACGACCCTGCCATGCAGGCCATGCTGGCCCAACATTGGTCGGATGCAGCCCGTGCGGCGCAATCAGGTCGCATGGCCAACCCCCTTCTGGTCTTTGAACGCACAACGTTGGCGGACGAGATTGAATATGAACGTTTGCTGGCATTTGGCCTGCTCGACGTGCTGACCTTGCCGTTCCGTTATGCCAGCGCCCAACGCCGTATCGAACAGTCGCAGGTGCGACTCGCCATGGATGTGGTGGACAAGGTCACCCAGGTCCGTCAGTCGTGGGTGAGGGCTGTGGCTGCGCAACAACAGCTCAATTATGCACGGCAAGTGAATGAGGTCGGCGAGATCAGTGCCGAACTCGCCCGTCGCATGCAGCGGGTTGGGAACTTCAACCGGTTGCAGCGAGCCCGGCAGCAGGCCTTCTATGCCGATGCGGCAACCCAATGGGCTTTGGCGCAACAGCATGCCATGGCGACTCGGGAAGGGCTGGTTCGTGTTCTCGGGCTTTCGGACGACCAGGAAAAAAAACTCAAGCTGCCGGAAAGGCTGCCTGATTTGCCCGAAGCTCCAAGGGGGCCGGAAGAGGTTGGCAAGGCCGCACAGAGAGGACGATTGGATATTCAATTGGCCAAGACAGCCTTTGCCGCGGCAGCCAAAGAGCAAGATTTGACCTTGATCACCAGCCTGACGGATATCGAGCTTGGGGTTCGTTACGATACCGTCTTCGATGATGCGGCCGGCACCCGTGATAATCGGAAGGGGTATGAAATAACGGTGCGTTTGCCTGTGTTTGACTGGGGAGATATGCAACGTGATGCCATGGATGCTCAGACCTTGGCCGCGGCCAACCAGTTGGAGGCGACCGTGCGCGCTGCCGGCTCCCAACTGCGGGAAACCTATGCCGCTTACCGCACGGCCTACGATGTAGCCAGACATTATCGCGACGAGGTCCTGCCGTTGCGCAAGGTGATCTCCGAAGAGAATCTGCTCCGTTATAACGGCATGCTGATAGGAGTGTTCGAGTTGCTGGCCGACACGCGGGATCAGATCGACACAGTCAGTGCCGCCATCAATACGCAGCAGGATTTTTGGTTGACCAACGCTGCCTTGCAGGCAGTCATCATAGGCACCCCTTCCATGGTGCAGGCTGGAAAAGAAACGGGAAAAATCCGTCAACGGGCCGAGCAGCCGCATTGA
- a CDS encoding copper-binding protein: protein MKKHIFSLMVAVLAGGGGVLVEGVAHSAANNQEYNKTGQTEGLTSGQVRKIDKEAGKLTLKHERIANLNMPPMTMVFRVKEKSMLNALQVGDTILFHAVDRNGVLTITEIK from the coding sequence ATGAAGAAACATATCTTTTCCCTGATGGTTGCTGTGCTTGCTGGAGGAGGTGGTGTGCTGGTTGAGGGAGTGGCGCACAGTGCCGCGAATAATCAAGAGTACAATAAAACAGGCCAAACAGAAGGCCTGACCTCCGGGCAAGTGCGCAAGATCGACAAAGAAGCAGGGAAGTTGACCCTCAAACACGAAAGAATCGCCAACCTGAACATGCCCCCGATGACCATGGTGTTCAGGGTGAAGGAGAAAAGCATGTTGAATGCTCTTCAGGTCGGTGACACGATCCTCTTTCACGCGGTTGACAGGAATGGTGTGCTGACGATAACCGAGATCAAATGA
- a CDS encoding bifunctional diguanylate cyclase/phosphodiesterase: MDQKTETLLETVIRQQKLTVHFQPIIHLQTRQIYGYEGLVRGPVNTVLYSPTRLFEAATKADRLAELDLLCRRMVIHRFAQLNLPGRLFINVDPYSLTHEHFREGLTLELVEQARLNPSQLIIELTETHPVEDIRLMQQAMIHYQEMGFRVALDDLGAGYSGLKLWSEIRPDIVKIDRHFIQGVDQDRTKQQFVSTILKTATALGCRVITEGVETEGEYATLRKIGVEMLQGYYFGRPVPIPPVTIASRLFRKELRQAEEESPAMEMLVRPAVSVQATAKVLEVGALFTSTPDLESIVVVHENEVLGLVLRREFMNLYASLYGKELYGKQPILRFINRNVMQVDKRMSLEEASYRLTTSLNIHTDEFIILDDGQLAGTGRLIDLLHEITKLQVSRARHANPLTMLPGNVPIQQQLQKLFRADVPFTVCYFDLDNFKPFNDFFGFSRGDKVLRFLAELLTANIDDQTDFIGHIGGDDFVVIFRSGGWQQIVERILRQFDESIGGLYNGHIGSVIVALDREGREQRYGTMTLSVGAVVVCPSLHRCPIDISEEASFAKHRAKRIAGSSLYIHELASPSVLREPQDSETHRALLCPQPETTSLL; this comes from the coding sequence ATGGACCAGAAAACAGAAACCCTCCTGGAGACGGTGATCCGGCAGCAGAAACTCACCGTCCATTTTCAACCGATCATCCACCTGCAAACCCGGCAAATTTATGGCTATGAAGGCCTGGTACGCGGTCCGGTCAACACCGTGCTCTATTCGCCCACCCGTCTATTCGAGGCGGCGACCAAGGCCGATCGGCTGGCTGAACTCGACCTGCTCTGCCGAAGAATGGTCATTCATCGTTTCGCCCAACTCAACCTGCCCGGCCGGCTGTTCATCAACGTCGACCCCTACAGCCTGACGCATGAGCATTTTCGCGAAGGTCTGACCTTGGAATTGGTCGAGCAGGCCCGGCTCAACCCTTCCCAGCTGATTATCGAACTGACCGAAACCCATCCGGTCGAGGATATCCGGCTGATGCAGCAGGCGATGATCCATTACCAGGAGATGGGGTTTAGGGTGGCCCTCGACGATCTGGGCGCCGGGTATTCGGGGCTCAAGCTCTGGTCCGAGATCCGGCCGGATATCGTCAAGATCGACCGTCATTTCATTCAGGGGGTCGATCAGGACCGCACCAAACAGCAGTTTGTGTCCACCATTCTGAAAACGGCCACCGCCCTGGGATGCAGGGTAATCACCGAAGGCGTGGAGACCGAGGGGGAGTATGCCACCCTGCGCAAGATCGGGGTGGAAATGCTCCAGGGCTACTACTTTGGCCGGCCGGTGCCGATACCGCCGGTGACCATTGCCTCCAGGTTGTTCAGGAAGGAACTCCGCCAGGCCGAGGAGGAATCTCCAGCCATGGAGATGCTGGTGCGGCCGGCCGTTTCCGTCCAGGCGACGGCCAAGGTTTTGGAGGTGGGGGCGCTGTTCACCTCGACACCCGATCTGGAATCGATCGTCGTTGTCCATGAAAACGAGGTGTTGGGTCTGGTCCTGCGCCGTGAGTTCATGAACCTCTATGCCAGTCTCTACGGCAAGGAACTCTATGGCAAGCAGCCGATCCTCCGTTTCATCAACCGCAACGTCATGCAGGTGGACAAGCGCATGTCATTGGAGGAGGCCAGCTACCGCTTGACCACTTCCTTGAACATCCACACCGATGAGTTCATCATCCTCGATGACGGCCAACTGGCCGGTACGGGGCGGTTGATCGATCTCCTCCATGAAATCACCAAATTGCAGGTCAGCCGCGCCCGGCATGCCAACCCGTTGACCATGCTGCCGGGCAACGTGCCGATCCAGCAACAGCTGCAGAAATTGTTCCGCGCCGATGTTCCGTTCACCGTCTGCTATTTCGACCTCGACAACTTCAAACCATTCAACGACTTTTTCGGCTTCAGCCGGGGCGACAAGGTGCTGCGCTTCCTGGCGGAACTGCTCACCGCCAATATCGACGACCAGACCGATTTCATCGGCCACATCGGTGGTGACGATTTTGTGGTCATCTTTCGCAGTGGTGGCTGGCAACAGATTGTCGAGCGCATCCTCCGCCAATTCGATGAAAGCATCGGTGGTCTGTACAACGGCCACATCGGCAGTGTCATCGTCGCGCTGGATCGGGAAGGGCGGGAACAGCGCTATGGCACCATGACCCTTTCGGTGGGCGCGGTGGTGGTGTGTCCTTCGTTGCACCGCTGCCCCATCGATATTTCGGAAGAGGCGTCGTTCGCCAAACACCGCGCCAAACGGATCGCCGGCAGCAGCCTTTATATCCACGAACTAGCATCCCCAAGCGTTCTACGCGAACCACAGGACAGTGAAACACACCGTGCCTTGCTGTGTCCTCAACCAGAAACAACCTCCCTGTTATGA
- a CDS encoding multicopper oxidase family protein translates to MTTRRTFLKAAGLAGGAVAVAMVNRAALAALPEPVVQQQTETMPPLFPDTGRPYNPVVTLNGWTLPWRMNNGVKEFHLVAEPVVREMAPGFKAHLWGYNGQSPGPTIEVVEGDRVRIFVTNRLPEHTSIHWHGQRLPNGMDGVSGLTQPAIKPGQTYVYEFVARRPGTFMYHPHADEMTQMAMGMMGSWVTHPKEKHPLIGEVDRDFIFLLNAYDIEPGSYTPKIMTMLDFNLWSWNSRIFPGIDSLNVRLNDRVRVRIGNLTMTNHPIHLHGHEFQVTGTDGGPVPLSARWPEVTTDIAVGQMRQIEFIADEEGDWAFHCHKSHHTMNAMGHDVPTMIGVDHRGLSKKISQLIPDYMVMGERGMADMTEMEMPLPDNTVPMMTGEGPFGSVEMGGMFSVVKVRSGQKPNDYSNPGWFKHPKGTRAFQYKKKIKEPTRSRSAGRQSMPRTSKPAEPVEVRIRKPMRHMDH, encoded by the coding sequence ATGACAACAAGAAGAACCTTTTTGAAAGCAGCCGGTCTCGCCGGCGGGGCGGTGGCCGTAGCGATGGTCAACCGCGCGGCCTTGGCCGCCCTGCCGGAGCCCGTGGTCCAGCAACAAACCGAAACCATGCCACCGCTGTTTCCCGATACCGGGCGGCCTTACAATCCGGTGGTAACGCTGAATGGCTGGACCCTGCCGTGGCGCATGAACAACGGAGTCAAGGAGTTTCACCTGGTGGCTGAACCGGTGGTGCGGGAGATGGCTCCGGGATTCAAGGCCCATCTTTGGGGGTATAACGGCCAGAGTCCAGGTCCGACCATCGAGGTCGTCGAAGGAGACCGCGTCCGCATCTTTGTCACCAACCGGCTGCCAGAACACACTTCCATTCATTGGCATGGCCAGCGTCTTCCCAATGGGATGGATGGCGTATCCGGCCTGACCCAGCCGGCGATCAAACCCGGCCAGACCTATGTCTATGAGTTTGTCGCACGTCGTCCCGGAACCTTCATGTATCATCCCCATGCCGATGAAATGACGCAGATGGCCATGGGCATGATGGGGTCTTGGGTGACGCATCCCAAGGAAAAGCATCCACTCATTGGCGAGGTCGATAGGGATTTCATTTTTCTGCTCAACGCCTACGACATCGAACCGGGCAGCTACACCCCCAAGATCATGACCATGCTCGATTTCAACCTCTGGAGTTGGAACAGTCGCATTTTCCCAGGTATTGACTCGCTCAATGTTCGGCTGAACGATAGGGTGCGGGTGCGTATCGGCAACCTGACCATGACCAACCATCCGATTCATCTGCATGGCCATGAATTTCAAGTGACCGGCACCGATGGCGGACCAGTGCCATTGTCGGCACGCTGGCCCGAAGTCACCACGGATATTGCCGTCGGCCAGATGCGGCAAATCGAATTTATCGCCGATGAAGAGGGTGATTGGGCCTTTCACTGCCATAAAAGCCATCACACGATGAATGCCATGGGGCATGACGTGCCGACAATGATTGGTGTCGATCATCGGGGGCTGAGCAAGAAAATCTCCCAGCTCATCCCTGATTACATGGTGATGGGGGAACGAGGCATGGCCGATATGACAGAAATGGAGATGCCCCTTCCTGATAACACCGTGCCGATGATGACAGGGGAAGGGCCGTTCGGCTCTGTCGAGATGGGCGGGATGTTCAGTGTCGTCAAGGTGCGGTCTGGCCAGAAGCCAAACGATTACTCGAATCCCGGATGGTTCAAGCATCCCAAGGGAACAAGAGCCTTTCAGTATAAGAAAAAAATTAAAGAACCAACCCGCTCCCGGTCTGCGGGGCGACAGTCCATGCCTCGCACGTCGAAACCTGCCGAGCCTGTCGAGGTGCGCATCCGCAAGCCGATGCGACATATGGATCATTGA